The following coding sequences are from one Vulpes vulpes isolate BD-2025 chromosome 12, VulVul3, whole genome shotgun sequence window:
- the DNAJB5 gene encoding dnaJ homolog subfamily B member 5 isoform X1, with amino-acid sequence MGGAEAEPWGRVPRPAVCGRRAGDSCPEWRRRSRSQGRGQRLCDGPRWRPQLLTAAPPLQARGAFRSFPHFWGEDFLASLMFKIQLEPLKLRAWTLNGFVKFRNKETSAGPVAVMGKDYYKILGIPSGANEDEIKKAYRKMALKYHPDKNKEPNAEEKFKEIAEAYDVLSDPKKRGLYDQYGEEGLKTGGGSSGGSSGSFHYTFHGDPHATFASFFGGSNPFDIFFASSRSTRPFSGFDPDDMDVDEDEDPFGAFGRFGFNGLSRGPRRPPEPLYPRRKVQDPPVVHELRVSLEEIYHGSTKRMKITRRRLNPDGRTVRTEDKILHIVIKRGWKEGTKITFPKEGDATPDNIPADIVFVLKDKPHAHFRRDGTNVLYSALISLKEALCGCTVNIPTIDGRVIPLPCNDVIKPGTVKRLRGEGLPFPKVPTQRGDLIVEFKVRFPDRLTPQTRQILKQHLPCS; translated from the exons ATGGGTGGCGCGGAGGCGGAGCCGTGGGGGCGGGTTCCCCGGCCCGCTGTCTGCGGCCGGCGGGCAGGCGACTCCTGTCCCGAGTGGAGGCGGCGGAGCcggagccaggggagggggcagcggcTGTGTGACGGACCGCGGTGGCGCCCGCAGCTCCTCACTG CAGCACCCCCACTACAGGCCCGAGGAGCTTTCCGGAGCTTCCCACACTTCTGGGGAGAAGACTTCTTAGCCAGCTTGATGTTTAAAATTCAGCTGGAGCCCTTAAAACTTCGAGCGTGGACGCTGAATGGGTTTGTAAAGTTCCG AAACAAGGAGACAAGTGCCGGTCCAGTGGCTGTAATGGGAAAGGATTATTACAAGATTCTTGGGATCCCATCGGGAGCCAACGAGGATGAGATCAAGAAAGCCTATCGGAAGATGGCCTTGAAGTACCATCCAGACAAGAACAAAGAACCCAATGCTGAGGAGAAGTTTAAGGAGATTGCAGAAGCCTATGATGTGCTGAGTGACCCTAAGAAACGGGGCCTGTATGACCAGTATGGGGAGGAAG GCCTGAAGACCGGCGGTGGTTCATCAGGTGGCTCCAGTGGCTCCTTTCACTACACCTTTCATGGGGACCCCCACGCCACCTTTGCCTCCTTCTTTGGTGGGTCCAACCCCTTCGATATCTTCTTTGCCAGCAGCCGGTCCACTAGACCCTTCAGTGGCTTTGACCCAGATGACATGGATGTGGATGAAGATGAGGATCCATTTGGCGCCTTTGGCCGCTTTGGCTTCAATGGTCTGAGTAGGGGTCCAAGGCGACCCCCAGAACCACTGTACCCTCGGCGCAAGGTGCAGGACCCACCTGTGGTGCATGAGCTGCGAGTGTCCCTGGAGGAGATCTACCACGGCTCCACCAAGCGCATGAAGATCACAAGGCGGCGCCTCAACCCTGATGGGCGAACTGTGCGCACAGAGGACAAGATCTTGCACATTGTCATCAAGCGTGGCTGGAAGGAAGGCACCAAGATCACTTTCCCCAAAGAGGGTGATGCTACACCTGACAACATCCCTGCTGATATAGTCTTTGTGCTCAAAGACAAGCCCCATGCGCACTTCCGTCGAGATGGCACCAACGTGCTCTACAGTGCCCTGATTAGCCTCAAGGAG GCGCTGTGTGGCTGCACTGTGAACATTCCCACTATTGATGGCCGGGTGATCCCATTACCCTGCAATGATGTCATCAAGCCAGGCACCGTGAAGAGACTCCGTGGGGAGGGCCTTCCCTTCCCCAAAGTGCCCACCCAGCGAGGAGACCTCATTGTCGAGTTCAAAGTTCGCTTCCCAGACAGATTAACACCACAGACACGACAGATCCTTAAGCAGCACCTACCCTGTTCCTAG
- the DNAJB5 gene encoding dnaJ homolog subfamily B member 5 isoform X3, with translation MGKDYYKILGIPSGANEDEIKKAYRKMALKYHPDKNKEPNAEEKFKEIAEAYDVLSDPKKRGLYDQYGEEGLKTGGGSSGGSSGSFHYTFHGDPHATFASFFGGSNPFDIFFASSRSTRPFSGFDPDDMDVDEDEDPFGAFGRFGFNGLSRGPRRPPEPLYPRRKVQDPPVVHELRVSLEEIYHGSTKRMKITRRRLNPDGRTVRTEDKILHIVIKRGWKEGTKITFPKEGDATPDNIPADIVFVLKDKPHAHFRRDGTNVLYSALISLKEALCGCTVNIPTIDGRVIPLPCNDVIKPGTVKRLRGEGLPFPKVPTQRGDLIVEFKVRFPDRLTPQTRQILKQHLPCS, from the exons ATGGGAAAGGATTATTACAAGATTCTTGGGATCCCATCGGGAGCCAACGAGGATGAGATCAAGAAAGCCTATCGGAAGATGGCCTTGAAGTACCATCCAGACAAGAACAAAGAACCCAATGCTGAGGAGAAGTTTAAGGAGATTGCAGAAGCCTATGATGTGCTGAGTGACCCTAAGAAACGGGGCCTGTATGACCAGTATGGGGAGGAAG GCCTGAAGACCGGCGGTGGTTCATCAGGTGGCTCCAGTGGCTCCTTTCACTACACCTTTCATGGGGACCCCCACGCCACCTTTGCCTCCTTCTTTGGTGGGTCCAACCCCTTCGATATCTTCTTTGCCAGCAGCCGGTCCACTAGACCCTTCAGTGGCTTTGACCCAGATGACATGGATGTGGATGAAGATGAGGATCCATTTGGCGCCTTTGGCCGCTTTGGCTTCAATGGTCTGAGTAGGGGTCCAAGGCGACCCCCAGAACCACTGTACCCTCGGCGCAAGGTGCAGGACCCACCTGTGGTGCATGAGCTGCGAGTGTCCCTGGAGGAGATCTACCACGGCTCCACCAAGCGCATGAAGATCACAAGGCGGCGCCTCAACCCTGATGGGCGAACTGTGCGCACAGAGGACAAGATCTTGCACATTGTCATCAAGCGTGGCTGGAAGGAAGGCACCAAGATCACTTTCCCCAAAGAGGGTGATGCTACACCTGACAACATCCCTGCTGATATAGTCTTTGTGCTCAAAGACAAGCCCCATGCGCACTTCCGTCGAGATGGCACCAACGTGCTCTACAGTGCCCTGATTAGCCTCAAGGAG GCGCTGTGTGGCTGCACTGTGAACATTCCCACTATTGATGGCCGGGTGATCCCATTACCCTGCAATGATGTCATCAAGCCAGGCACCGTGAAGAGACTCCGTGGGGAGGGCCTTCCCTTCCCCAAAGTGCCCACCCAGCGAGGAGACCTCATTGTCGAGTTCAAAGTTCGCTTCCCAGACAGATTAACACCACAGACACGACAGATCCTTAAGCAGCACCTACCCTGTTCCTAG
- the DNAJB5 gene encoding dnaJ homolog subfamily B member 5 isoform X2: protein MGGAEAEPWGRVPRPAVCGRRAGDSCPEWRRRSRSQGRGQRLCDGPRWRPQLLTAPPLQARGAFRSFPHFWGEDFLASLMFKIQLEPLKLRAWTLNGFVKFRNKETSAGPVAVMGKDYYKILGIPSGANEDEIKKAYRKMALKYHPDKNKEPNAEEKFKEIAEAYDVLSDPKKRGLYDQYGEEGLKTGGGSSGGSSGSFHYTFHGDPHATFASFFGGSNPFDIFFASSRSTRPFSGFDPDDMDVDEDEDPFGAFGRFGFNGLSRGPRRPPEPLYPRRKVQDPPVVHELRVSLEEIYHGSTKRMKITRRRLNPDGRTVRTEDKILHIVIKRGWKEGTKITFPKEGDATPDNIPADIVFVLKDKPHAHFRRDGTNVLYSALISLKEALCGCTVNIPTIDGRVIPLPCNDVIKPGTVKRLRGEGLPFPKVPTQRGDLIVEFKVRFPDRLTPQTRQILKQHLPCS from the exons ATGGGTGGCGCGGAGGCGGAGCCGTGGGGGCGGGTTCCCCGGCCCGCTGTCTGCGGCCGGCGGGCAGGCGACTCCTGTCCCGAGTGGAGGCGGCGGAGCcggagccaggggagggggcagcggcTGTGTGACGGACCGCGGTGGCGCCCGCAGCTCCTCACTG CACCCCCACTACAGGCCCGAGGAGCTTTCCGGAGCTTCCCACACTTCTGGGGAGAAGACTTCTTAGCCAGCTTGATGTTTAAAATTCAGCTGGAGCCCTTAAAACTTCGAGCGTGGACGCTGAATGGGTTTGTAAAGTTCCG AAACAAGGAGACAAGTGCCGGTCCAGTGGCTGTAATGGGAAAGGATTATTACAAGATTCTTGGGATCCCATCGGGAGCCAACGAGGATGAGATCAAGAAAGCCTATCGGAAGATGGCCTTGAAGTACCATCCAGACAAGAACAAAGAACCCAATGCTGAGGAGAAGTTTAAGGAGATTGCAGAAGCCTATGATGTGCTGAGTGACCCTAAGAAACGGGGCCTGTATGACCAGTATGGGGAGGAAG GCCTGAAGACCGGCGGTGGTTCATCAGGTGGCTCCAGTGGCTCCTTTCACTACACCTTTCATGGGGACCCCCACGCCACCTTTGCCTCCTTCTTTGGTGGGTCCAACCCCTTCGATATCTTCTTTGCCAGCAGCCGGTCCACTAGACCCTTCAGTGGCTTTGACCCAGATGACATGGATGTGGATGAAGATGAGGATCCATTTGGCGCCTTTGGCCGCTTTGGCTTCAATGGTCTGAGTAGGGGTCCAAGGCGACCCCCAGAACCACTGTACCCTCGGCGCAAGGTGCAGGACCCACCTGTGGTGCATGAGCTGCGAGTGTCCCTGGAGGAGATCTACCACGGCTCCACCAAGCGCATGAAGATCACAAGGCGGCGCCTCAACCCTGATGGGCGAACTGTGCGCACAGAGGACAAGATCTTGCACATTGTCATCAAGCGTGGCTGGAAGGAAGGCACCAAGATCACTTTCCCCAAAGAGGGTGATGCTACACCTGACAACATCCCTGCTGATATAGTCTTTGTGCTCAAAGACAAGCCCCATGCGCACTTCCGTCGAGATGGCACCAACGTGCTCTACAGTGCCCTGATTAGCCTCAAGGAG GCGCTGTGTGGCTGCACTGTGAACATTCCCACTATTGATGGCCGGGTGATCCCATTACCCTGCAATGATGTCATCAAGCCAGGCACCGTGAAGAGACTCCGTGGGGAGGGCCTTCCCTTCCCCAAAGTGCCCACCCAGCGAGGAGACCTCATTGTCGAGTTCAAAGTTCGCTTCCCAGACAGATTAACACCACAGACACGACAGATCCTTAAGCAGCACCTACCCTGTTCCTAG